TCATGATGTATAATAGTTTAATAGCCTTCATTCTGAGGATTTAAATTAGGGTTGAGTAAGAGTTCATTAAGGGGTATGGGCCAAAGCCTGTGGTAAGGCTTCCAGTTAGATTTTAGGGCGGTAAGCTGCTGCAGCTTTCCCATTCTTTTCAGATCAAAGAACCGTTGTCCTTTCTCTGTAAAGAATTCCCGCCGTTTTTCCTCCAGGAGTTCATTAAGGAACATTTCCTGCGTTAGCCCTGCTGTAACAGCAGCAAGACCTGCTCTTTGTCTTATACGGTTAAGATAAACAGCGGCTTCTGCGATTTTTCCCTGCTGTGCCATCGCTTCAGCCAGGATACAATATCCCTCTTCCAATCTGAAAAGAACCGAATACTCTGTCGTATTGGGGGCGAGGTTTTTATACTTATAGGCCCTGTACCATGTCTTTCCGTTAAAGCTCACAGGAAGTGTCCAGAACTGCTTTCTAAGGTCTGCATCAGAGAATAAAGCCATAAGATCCACGGAAAGCGCATAAGAAGAAGGTGCGGCATTGGCAAAATAATACTGTAAAGCCTCCGCAGTGCCATCATTTTCATTCTGAGGCTTCATCTGCCAAAGGATATGTTTTCCTGTGTTTAAAAACACTTTCTTTACATCCTCCTCAAAACTATACATTGGACTGCTGATCACCTCCTTCCCCATTTGTTCTGCCTCCGCCCACTTTTGCCGGGACAGATACACTTCAGCCAAAACCAGCTGTGCCACTTTACGGTTAGGATATAGCCTTTCTGTTGATGTATACTCATCAGCCAGCATAGCTGCAGATTTCAGTAGATCCTTTTCAAGGTGATCCAGCACCTGATTTTCCGGCATCCTCTGAAGGCTTTTATTGATTGTAAAATCGGTTGTTTCCGTGTAAGGTACATCTCCAAATAAACGCTGAAGATTAAAATAAATCATTGAACGCACCAGGAGGGCCGTTCCGGCAATACGCTGTCTATCATTCACCGGTATCGATGAAGACCTCTCCAGCCCTTCTGCAATGGAGTTCGCCATATAAATTTCTTTATAAGCATTGCGCCATATCAGTTCCACGCTGATATTCCCTGAAAGCTGCTGGTTATGATAAATATCCTGGGCTGCATTGGTATTACTGATGAAGTAGGCATCTAGTTCATCGGTATAGCTTGATAAAAAGGCTGCGAGGCCGTTACTTCCTCCCGAAAACATGGAGTTATCCCTTATTTCTGCCATCAGGTTAGCCAATGCAGCCTCTG
This Chryseobacterium sp. G0162 DNA region includes the following protein-coding sequences:
- a CDS encoding RagB/SusD family nutrient uptake outer membrane protein translates to MKYNTHIIIGAGLIFLIFLSSCEKLVEIDPPTDQINTAAVFEDTHTAEAALANLMAEIRDNSMFSGGSNGLAAFLSSYTDELDAYFISNTNAAQDIYHNQQLSGNISVELIWRNAYKEIYMANSIAEGLERSSSIPVNDRQRIAGTALLVRSMIYFNLQRLFGDVPYTETTDFTINKSLQRMPENQVLDHLEKDLLKSAAMLADEYTSTERLYPNRKVAQLVLAEVYLSRQKWAEAEQMGKEVISSPMYSFEEDVKKVFLNTGKHILWQMKPQNENDGTAEALQYYFANAAPSSYALSVDLMALFSDADLRKQFWTLPVSFNGKTWYRAYKYKNLAPNTTEYSVLFRLEEGYCILAEAMAQQGKIAEAAVYLNRIRQRAGLAAVTAGLTQEMFLNELLEEKRREFFTEKGQRFFDLKRMGKLQQLTALKSNWKPYHRLWPIPLNELLLNPNLNPQNEGY